The following coding sequences are from one Hippopotamus amphibius kiboko isolate mHipAmp2 chromosome 9, mHipAmp2.hap2, whole genome shotgun sequence window:
- the BARX2 gene encoding homeobox protein BarH-like 2 isoform X3: MSERKVPGPASLRAYPLLSVITRQPTVISHLVPATPGIAQALSRHPAAEAASAEAIGENHGSSESETEQPTPRQKKPRRSRTIFTELQLMGLEKKFQKQKYLSTPDRLDLAQSLGLTQLQVKTWYQNRRMKWKKMVRKTVLKGGQEAPTKPKGRPKKNSIPTSEEIEAEEKLNSQAQSQEHQESSQGQEGLCDTQEPKAHSVPVDVAEPPGQPQELPVASSEPPPSS, encoded by the exons GTCCCGCTTCCCTTCGGGCATACCCTCTCCTCTCGGTGATCACCCGACAGCCCACAGTCATCTCCCACCTGGTGCCCGCCACCCCAGGAATCGCCCAGGCACTGTCCCGCCACCCGGCTGCCGAGGCGGCCTCTGCTGAGGCCATAGGTGAGAACCATGGCAGCAGCGAGTCGGAGACAGAGCAGCCCACGCCCCGGCAGAAGAAGCCCCGCCGGAGCCGCACCATCTTCACCGAGCTGCAGCTCATGGGCCTGGAGAAAAAGTTCCAGAAGCAGAAGTACTTGTCCACCCCAGacag GTTGGACTTGGCCCAGTCTCTGGGACTCACTCAACTGCAGGTGAAGACTTGGTACCAGAATCGCAGGATGAAGTGGAAGAAAATGGTAAGAAAGACA GTTCTTAAAGGTGGACAGGAGGCACCCACAAAACCCAAAGGTCGTCCCAAGAAGAACTCTATCCCCACATCAGAAGAGATCGAAGCTGAAGAGAAGTtgaacagccaggcccagagccaGGAGCACCAGGAGTCCTCCCAGGGCCAAGAGGGGCTCTGTGACACGCAGGAACCAAAAGCACACAGTGTCCCCGTAGATGTGGCCGAGCCCCCAGGCCAGCCCCAGGAGTTGCCAGTAGCCTCTTCGGAACCCCCACCATCAAGCTAA